The following proteins are encoded in a genomic region of Chroogloeocystis siderophila 5.2 s.c.1:
- a CDS encoding PAS domain S-box protein, whose product MEETVKILIVDDDEVDRMAVRRALRAAGMQTEILEVSDCAEAIATLQTQDFDCVFLDYCLPDGNGLNLVQQLRALEITVPLIVLTGQGDEQIAVQLIKAGAHDYLSKAKISPENLAQVLRQAIRVYRAEQAAAIANERLRESEERYRLVLEGANDGIWDWHCATDEVYCNDRLLEILGVSRSEFDCTTTAFLQRIHPEDLPRVREVIRNHLTNNENCETELRFVRSSGEYRYCLARGKAQRDANNCPIRMSGVISDITERKQLENALRESESRFRYLAESNVLGIIVADMQGKILDANDAFLQMVGYSKQDIVAENLSWKAITPPEYAEIDRQAAAEMRSSRILTPFEKEFIRKDGSRVSILIGGALIDSVKEIGICYVLDLSDRKRSEAEIVKLNRDLELRVNELQTLFDVIPVGIAIAQDPECHYIRLNPALAKLLHHPIDANASKSAPPEEQPAFKIYADGREITAAELPMQYAAANGVDVLEQEIDVITDNNSAIKLLSYAAPLFDEQGQCRGSIGAFLDITERKRVEEQERFLAEASALLGLSLDYQTTLENLANLIVPQLADWCTIYLVDEDGTLSLAALTHADPEKVKWAKEIISRYPLNPDALIGTPQVIRSGKSELYSEISDFLLAGLARDTEHLEILRQVGLKSLICVPMKARDRMLGTITFFSAESGRTYTQADLVFAEDIGRRAGLAVDNAKLFQQANDIGENLRQALIILGEQQQQLRVLQRITNLLNQRLTNLPGLLQVMVRAIYDGISDAQFALILLYNSETSQLELTATAGVGRERLLLMELFDSGDGFLNHVFQTGEAQLFQATKPRDRQLKTSGAEEPQAVELPAAIHAVAIESASAGRLGVLAIGNWENPEAFDAEDQNLLMAVGEQAAIAINNARMIGVLEEREERLAIQNQILARQNRELELNRQRIEQQNLQLIEAARLKSQFLATMSHELRTPMNAIIGFAQVLLRQRTASLSTTQVEMVERILNNGKNLLALINDILDLSKIEAGRLELVPEEFDLAQLINSTVAELQPLAEQKQLKLNTMINIDDSQIVNDSVRLRQVLVNLLSNAIKFTETGSVEISVCEPAPMQLLLSVKDTGIGIAEADLPCIFEEFRQIDQTTTRKHGGTGLGLAITKSLVQMMQGTISVESKLGQGSTFQITLPRQVISKEIG is encoded by the coding sequence ATGGAAGAAACTGTAAAAATTCTAATAGTTGATGACGATGAAGTCGATCGGATGGCAGTACGCCGAGCGCTTAGAGCCGCTGGGATGCAAACTGAAATATTAGAAGTCAGTGATTGTGCAGAAGCGATCGCGACGCTGCAAACGCAAGATTTTGATTGTGTCTTCCTTGATTATTGTTTGCCCGACGGTAACGGTCTAAATTTAGTACAGCAGCTACGCGCGTTGGAAATTACAGTTCCTTTAATCGTACTCACAGGACAAGGCGACGAACAAATCGCCGTACAACTGATTAAAGCAGGCGCACACGACTATCTTTCTAAAGCCAAGATCTCACCAGAAAATTTAGCTCAAGTTCTGCGCCAAGCAATTCGCGTCTACCGTGCTGAACAAGCAGCAGCGATCGCCAACGAACGTTTAAGAGAAAGTGAGGAACGTTACCGCCTAGTTTTAGAAGGTGCAAATGATGGAATTTGGGATTGGCATTGTGCGACCGATGAAGTGTATTGTAATGATCGCCTGCTCGAAATTTTAGGCGTGTCGCGCTCAGAATTTGACTGCACCACCACCGCATTTCTGCAACGGATACATCCAGAAGATTTACCGCGAGTCCGCGAAGTTATCCGCAACCACTTGACAAATAATGAAAATTGTGAGACAGAATTACGATTTGTTCGCAGTTCAGGAGAATATCGTTACTGTTTAGCACGAGGTAAAGCACAGCGCGATGCTAATAACTGTCCGATTCGTATGTCAGGGGTCATTAGCGACATTACCGAACGCAAGCAACTCGAAAACGCCCTACGCGAGAGCGAATCGCGATTTCGCTATCTCGCCGAATCAAACGTGCTGGGGATTATTGTGGCAGATATGCAAGGCAAAATCCTCGATGCGAATGATGCTTTTTTGCAAATGGTAGGTTACTCTAAGCAAGATATCGTTGCAGAAAATTTGTCTTGGAAAGCCATAACACCACCAGAATACGCAGAAATTGATCGCCAAGCCGCAGCCGAAATGCGATCGTCGCGCATTCTCACACCGTTTGAGAAAGAATTTATCCGCAAAGACGGTAGTCGCGTCTCGATTCTAATAGGCGGGGCGTTGATTGATAGTGTTAAGGAAATTGGCATTTGTTACGTATTAGATTTAAGCGATCGCAAGCGTTCCGAAGCTGAAATCGTCAAACTTAACCGCGACTTAGAACTACGCGTCAACGAATTACAAACGTTGTTTGATGTCATTCCAGTGGGAATTGCGATCGCGCAAGATCCAGAATGTCATTATATTCGACTTAACCCCGCACTTGCCAAACTCCTTCATCACCCCATTGACGCTAACGCTTCTAAAAGCGCGCCTCCGGAGGAACAACCAGCTTTCAAAATCTATGCGGATGGTCGAGAAATTACCGCCGCCGAGTTACCCATGCAATACGCTGCTGCAAACGGCGTCGATGTTTTAGAGCAAGAAATAGACGTTATTACAGATAACAATTCTGCAATTAAGCTTCTTTCTTATGCGGCACCATTATTCGACGAGCAAGGGCAATGTAGAGGTAGTATTGGTGCATTTCTCGATATTACCGAACGCAAGCGCGTAGAAGAACAAGAACGCTTTTTAGCCGAAGCAAGCGCTTTACTCGGACTTTCGCTAGACTACCAAACAACCCTAGAAAATTTAGCTAATCTAATTGTTCCACAGCTAGCAGATTGGTGTACTATCTACTTAGTAGACGAAGACGGTACGCTAAGTCTAGCTGCACTAACGCACGCTGACCCAGAAAAAGTTAAGTGGGCAAAAGAAATCATCAGTCGTTATCCGCTTAACCCTGATGCGCTCATAGGAACACCCCAAGTTATTCGTAGTGGCAAGTCAGAGTTATACTCAGAAATTTCTGACTTTCTATTAGCAGGACTTGCGCGCGATACAGAACATTTAGAAATCTTGCGTCAAGTCGGTTTAAAGTCGCTCATATGCGTTCCGATGAAAGCCCGCGATCGCATGTTAGGGACAATTACCTTTTTCTCAGCAGAATCAGGACGTACCTATACCCAAGCCGATCTTGTTTTTGCTGAAGATATTGGACGTCGTGCAGGGTTAGCAGTTGATAACGCGAAATTATTTCAGCAGGCGAATGACATTGGCGAAAACTTGCGTCAAGCGCTAATTATTTTAGGCGAACAGCAGCAACAGTTGCGCGTATTGCAGCGCATTACAAATCTCCTGAATCAGCGTCTCACGAATTTACCAGGATTGCTACAAGTTATGGTGCGAGCAATCTATGACGGCATTAGCGATGCACAATTTGCCTTAATTTTATTGTATAATTCCGAAACCTCGCAACTTGAATTAACTGCGACAGCAGGTGTCGGTCGCGAAAGGTTGTTGTTGATGGAGTTGTTTGATAGTGGTGACGGATTTCTTAATCACGTCTTCCAAACAGGTGAAGCGCAACTATTTCAAGCAACAAAACCAAGAGATCGCCAACTCAAAACCTCTGGTGCAGAAGAACCCCAAGCGGTCGAGTTACCTGCTGCAATTCATGCGGTGGCGATCGAATCAGCATCAGCCGGACGATTAGGCGTTTTAGCAATTGGTAACTGGGAAAATCCAGAAGCTTTTGACGCAGAAGACCAAAATTTACTCATGGCTGTCGGCGAACAAGCCGCGATCGCCATCAATAATGCGCGGATGATTGGCGTTTTAGAAGAACGCGAAGAACGCTTAGCAATTCAAAACCAAATCTTAGCACGGCAAAACCGCGAACTCGAACTCAACCGCCAGCGCATTGAACAACAAAATCTGCAACTCATCGAAGCTGCACGACTTAAATCGCAATTTTTGGCAACAATGTCACACGAATTGCGCACGCCGATGAATGCCATTATCGGTTTTGCTCAAGTTTTACTGCGACAACGTACTGCATCGCTGAGTACTACGCAAGTCGAAATGGTCGAGCGCATCCTCAATAACGGTAAAAATTTACTCGCGCTGATTAACGATATTCTTGATTTATCTAAAATTGAAGCTGGACGCTTAGAACTTGTCCCAGAAGAATTTGACCTGGCGCAATTAATTAACTCAACTGTCGCTGAATTACAACCGCTTGCCGAACAAAAACAGTTAAAGTTGAACACTATGATTAATATTGACGACTCTCAGATCGTGAATGACAGCGTTCGCTTGCGGCAAGTACTTGTTAACCTGCTATCGAATGCGATTAAATTTACTGAAACTGGCTCAGTCGAAATTAGCGTTTGCGAACCTGCGCCAATGCAACTACTCCTCAGCGTTAAAGACACGGGTATTGGCATTGCTGAAGCAGATTTACCGTGCATTTTTGAGGAATTCCGGCAAATTGACCAGACAACAACGCGTAAGCATGGCGGTACTGGTTTAGGACTCGCCATTACAAAATCTTTAGTACAAATGATGCAAGGAACAATTTCTGTGGAAAGCAAATTAGGTCAAGGCTCTACATTTCAGATTACCCTGCCCCGACAAGTCATCTCTAAGGAGATAGGGTAA
- a CDS encoding chemotaxis protein CheB — MSGCDIIVVGASAGGVEALEQLIRHLPTNLPAAIFVVLHIPAHSTSVLPSILNRCIQRKHKNKSLLKAVHPQDGAEIQHNHIYVAPPDYHLLVKNGYIHLARGPRENSHRSAVDPLFRTAARVYGQRVVGVVLSGILNDGTASLAVIKQL, encoded by the coding sequence ATGTCTGGATGCGACATTATCGTCGTTGGAGCATCGGCGGGAGGCGTTGAAGCGCTAGAGCAACTTATTCGTCATTTGCCTACCAACCTACCTGCTGCAATATTCGTTGTGCTGCATATACCAGCACACAGCACAAGTGTACTACCAAGTATCCTTAACCGTTGTATTCAGAGAAAACACAAAAACAAATCTTTGCTCAAAGCCGTTCATCCTCAAGACGGTGCAGAAATTCAACACAATCACATTTATGTCGCGCCACCTGATTATCACCTACTCGTTAAAAATGGATACATTCATCTAGCACGCGGTCCTAGAGAAAACAGCCATCGTTCCGCAGTTGATCCCTTGTTTCGTACAGCCGCAAGAGTTTACGGACAAAGGGTTGTGGGAGTCGTTTTGTCAGGCATACTCAACGATGGGACAGCAAGTTTAGCCGTAATCAAGCAACTCTGA
- a CDS encoding SPOR domain-containing protein encodes MNKPHQSRNISLFAQLATSLLAVPVPTILGGWFVATTTAALADIAVVDRLPPPPSVPLAKEPLPPQSVFVPREFDFQAPSSNTPPALSNPDSTNLNYLVYVDDVTSPTLEQVKQLEPQAFVRQYNGRRVVQAGAFAQNSNAQQRAQELKSVGVTARIVDLSTGTDTAFVGDARSYFVVIPDRQESLPAIADQIRQLQQNVVIDVSQQQQPRGPHVRVGPFSSRALAEQWNQFFLNSGLRNARVYYGR; translated from the coding sequence ATGAACAAGCCTCATCAATCGCGCAATATCAGTTTGTTTGCTCAACTTGCTACCTCATTACTCGCGGTACCTGTTCCCACAATATTGGGAGGGTGGTTCGTTGCAACGACTACAGCCGCACTAGCGGATATTGCAGTCGTCGATCGCTTACCACCACCACCATCAGTCCCACTGGCAAAAGAGCCGTTACCACCGCAATCAGTTTTTGTTCCCCGCGAATTTGATTTTCAAGCACCATCATCGAATACACCACCAGCGCTTAGCAATCCCGATAGTACAAATTTGAACTATTTAGTTTATGTTGATGATGTGACTTCTCCAACGCTAGAGCAAGTCAAACAACTTGAACCACAAGCTTTTGTGCGGCAGTACAATGGACGTCGTGTTGTTCAAGCTGGAGCATTTGCGCAAAACTCGAATGCCCAGCAACGCGCTCAGGAACTTAAATCGGTTGGAGTAACAGCGCGGATTGTCGATTTAAGTACGGGTACTGACACGGCGTTTGTTGGTGATGCGCGGTCATATTTTGTCGTCATTCCTGATCGCCAAGAAAGTTTACCAGCGATCGCTGACCAAATTAGACAACTACAACAAAATGTTGTCATTGACGTCAGCCAGCAACAGCAACCAAGAGGACCACACGTCCGCGTCGGACCCTTTTCCAGTCGTGCTTTAGCCGAACAATGGAACCAATTTTTCCTCAACTCTGGCTTAAGAAACGCCCGCGTTTACTATGGGCGCTGA
- a CDS encoding hybrid sensor histidine kinase/response regulator gives MQQANRIKDEFLAVLSHELRSPLNPILGWSKLLQTRKLDEAKTAQALATIETVRLAVEAKSIELTVNLDFNVEVSGDATRLQQVMWNPLSNAVKFMPTGGRVTVELTQVRNQAQIRVSDTGKGIQPDFLPLVFDYFRQEDDGKTTRKFGGLGLGLAIVRHLVELHGSTVEVESRGENQGATFTVQLPLIRSEPTVDQNHQSSELPPNLNNVQVLVVDDDTDTRDFVVFVLEQAGAAVISATSTNEAVVALTNSQPDVLVSDIGMPEMDGYMLMQHIRSQQRDIPAIALTAYASDCNQQQALRARFQQHITKPVELETLVKAIATLIKYNESSI, from the coding sequence TTGCAACAAGCTAACCGCATTAAAGACGAGTTTTTGGCAGTATTATCGCACGAGTTGCGATCGCCACTGAATCCGATTCTTGGTTGGTCAAAGCTACTGCAAACCCGCAAGCTTGATGAGGCAAAGACTGCACAAGCCTTAGCAACGATTGAAACCGTGCGTCTAGCAGTAGAAGCCAAATCAATCGAGTTAACGGTAAACCTTGACTTTAATGTAGAAGTTTCCGGTGATGCAACGCGCTTACAGCAAGTGATGTGGAACCCGCTTTCTAACGCGGTCAAATTTATGCCTACAGGCGGTCGCGTTACGGTAGAGTTAACACAGGTTCGCAATCAGGCTCAAATCAGAGTCAGCGACACAGGAAAAGGCATTCAACCTGATTTCTTGCCTCTTGTATTCGACTACTTTCGCCAAGAAGATGATGGCAAAACGACGCGCAAGTTTGGCGGATTGGGTTTGGGACTCGCGATCGTACGGCACTTGGTTGAACTGCATGGCAGCACAGTCGAGGTAGAAAGTCGCGGTGAAAATCAGGGAGCAACTTTTACAGTACAACTTCCCCTCATACGCAGTGAACCAACAGTCGATCAGAATCACCAATCGTCGGAACTCCCACCCAATTTAAACAACGTTCAAGTTTTAGTGGTTGATGACGATACTGATACTAGAGACTTTGTTGTTTTTGTGTTAGAACAGGCAGGAGCAGCGGTAATCTCAGCAACTTCCACAAACGAGGCGGTAGTAGCTTTAACGAACTCTCAACCGGATGTATTAGTCAGTGATATTGGGATGCCAGAGATGGATGGCTATATGCTAATGCAACATATTCGCTCACAGCAACGCGATATTCCAGCGATCGCACTGACTGCCTACGCCAGTGATTGCAATCAGCAACAAGCTTTACGCGCCAGATTTCAACAACATATCACAAAACCTGTCGAGCTAGAGACGTTAGTCAAAGCGATCGCAACACTGATCAAATACAACGAAAGCAGCATCTAA
- a CDS encoding bifunctional ADP-dependent NAD(P)H-hydrate dehydratase/NAD(P)H-hydrate epimerase, with protein sequence MFNLESPLPNTTTRHEQISRVVVTAQQMRDIEARIFAGGMPVAALMEKVAGLIARRIIELYPRSHFPCIGILVGPGHNGGDALVVARELHFQGYDIVVCCPFSKLKDLTAQNAQYVKSLGIPVYEALEPLAKCAVFVDGLFGFGLERSLASPVDRIVDQLNEWSQPVVSIDLPSGIHTDTGEVLETAVQATQTFCLGLWKIGLLQDQALDYVGQAELIDFDIPIADIQAVLESPKIQRITPQSAIATLPLKRSPVTHKYKQGHLLLICGSRRYTGGAILTGLGARASGVGMLSIAVPESIKPLLSAQLPEALIVGCPETASGAIAQLQLPEKTDLRSFDAIACGPGLTVDAKPILQEVMNSDRPLILDADGLNILAQMGTIPTLQRRQAPTVLTPHAGEFKRLFPDTVDPTSDRIAAVRAAAAQSGAVVLLKGARTAIADIDYVWINPESTPALARGGSGDVLTGLLGGLIAQATTKHIPLLEIVASAAWWHSQAGILAARDRTEMGVDAFTLTQYLISVMRSN encoded by the coding sequence ATGTTCAACTTAGAATCTCCTTTGCCGAATACGACAACACGACACGAACAAATTTCCCGCGTTGTGGTTACTGCGCAGCAGATGCGGGATATTGAAGCGCGAATTTTTGCAGGAGGAATGCCAGTCGCCGCTTTGATGGAGAAGGTAGCAGGGCTGATTGCGCGTCGGATTATCGAGCTTTATCCGCGATCGCATTTCCCGTGTATTGGTATTTTAGTAGGGCCTGGGCATAATGGCGGTGATGCCTTAGTGGTGGCACGCGAATTACACTTTCAAGGATATGACATTGTGGTTTGCTGCCCTTTTTCTAAGTTAAAAGACTTAACTGCACAAAACGCACAATATGTCAAAAGTTTAGGTATTCCGGTTTATGAAGCTTTGGAACCTCTAGCAAAGTGTGCTGTATTTGTTGATGGTTTATTTGGGTTTGGGTTAGAGCGATCCCTGGCTTCGCCTGTAGATCGCATTGTCGATCAGTTGAATGAATGGTCACAGCCAGTGGTGAGTATTGATTTACCCTCTGGGATACACACCGATACAGGGGAAGTGCTAGAAACCGCCGTACAAGCAACGCAGACATTTTGCTTAGGATTGTGGAAAATAGGATTGTTGCAAGACCAAGCGTTAGATTATGTTGGTCAAGCTGAATTAATTGATTTTGATATTCCAATTGCAGATATCCAAGCGGTATTGGAATCGCCCAAGATACAACGCATTACCCCGCAAAGTGCGATCGCAACTTTACCACTCAAGCGATCGCCCGTGACGCACAAATACAAACAGGGACACTTATTACTCATCTGCGGTTCGCGACGTTACACAGGCGGGGCAATTTTAACAGGTTTAGGGGCAAGAGCAAGTGGTGTCGGAATGCTTTCAATAGCGGTTCCTGAGTCGATTAAACCGCTATTATCTGCACAATTACCCGAAGCCCTCATCGTCGGTTGCCCAGAAACCGCAAGCGGTGCGATCGCGCAGTTGCAATTACCCGAAAAAACTGATTTGAGGTCGTTTGATGCGATCGCCTGTGGTCCTGGCTTAACTGTAGACGCCAAGCCAATTTTACAAGAAGTTATGAACAGCGATCGCCCTTTGATTTTAGATGCGGATGGTTTAAATATTCTTGCTCAAATGGGAACAATCCCCACATTACAACGCCGACAAGCACCAACTGTATTAACACCGCACGCAGGTGAATTTAAGCGATTGTTTCCTGATACTGTTGATCCGACAAGCGACCGGATCGCCGCCGTACGTGCAGCCGCTGCACAAAGTGGGGCTGTGGTGTTACTAAAAGGCGCAAGAACCGCGATCGCCGATATTGATTATGTGTGGATTAACCCTGAAAGTACGCCAGCTTTGGCGCGTGGTGGTAGTGGTGATGTCTTGACAGGTTTATTAGGTGGATTGATTGCGCAAGCGACTACTAAACATATACCTTTACTAGAAATTGTCGCCAGCGCTGCGTGGTGGCATTCTCAAGCGGGTATTTTAGCAGCGCGCGATCGTACCGAAATGGGCGTAGATGCCTTTACTTTGACGCAGTATTTGATATCTGTAATGCGAAGCAATTAG
- a CDS encoding bifunctional diguanylate cyclase/phosphodiesterase: MCGVGLSIASRRPLGWLRLFAGGMFVGLGIVGMHFTAMWEMRLAAMPVYNQLFVIGAGVFTIFMSTNALWLAFHASAEKIVSSESLGKVGSAIFTGVAIDALHYLGMMAVDYYPSIKLLRQSTGMDRFILAISTGTAGLSILLLASVGSYFGQRLSAKIANAEALRESEERYQKLFDFAPDAYFAIAADGTLKSVNNFAAEYLGYDKQELIGQPALVTVYEGDRDWMQEWMASIFREKISSSEVELRKVRKDGSVLWVREHNQLVIDNEGEPIELHAICRDITERKQAEEELLQNAFHDALTGLPNRALFLDRLEQVIQHAKRYPKYLFAVLFLDLDRFKVINDSLGHLLGDKLLIAIATRLQGCVRPSDTVARLGGDEFTILLDGIQDASDTIRVAERIEQALMLPFEIEEQQIFTSASIGIALSSTNYDQPEALLRNADIAMYRAKNQGVGRYEIFNLAMYAKAVARLQLETDLPCVVRLKDKSLFCNINPSYLYTQEKLLGLKP; encoded by the coding sequence TTGTGTGGTGTTGGATTATCAATTGCTAGTAGAAGACCACTCGGTTGGTTGCGTTTATTCGCAGGAGGAATGTTTGTCGGATTAGGCATTGTTGGTATGCATTTTACCGCAATGTGGGAAATGCGACTTGCGGCGATGCCAGTGTACAACCAATTATTTGTCATTGGTGCGGGAGTTTTTACTATTTTTATGTCTACCAACGCGTTGTGGTTGGCGTTTCATGCAAGTGCTGAAAAAATTGTGTCGTCGGAAAGTTTGGGTAAAGTTGGTAGCGCGATTTTTACAGGAGTCGCAATCGATGCACTGCATTACCTAGGGATGATGGCGGTTGACTATTACCCATCAATCAAACTTCTGCGTCAGAGTACTGGAATGGATAGGTTTATCCTTGCTATTTCTACTGGTACTGCGGGTTTAAGTATTTTGTTGTTAGCATCAGTGGGTTCGTATTTTGGTCAGCGCCTCAGTGCTAAGATTGCCAATGCGGAAGCGTTGCGGGAAAGCGAAGAACGGTATCAAAAGTTATTTGATTTTGCGCCTGATGCTTATTTTGCGATCGCCGCTGATGGTACGCTCAAATCGGTTAATAATTTTGCTGCTGAGTATTTAGGCTACGACAAACAAGAGTTAATCGGTCAGCCTGCATTAGTGACAGTGTATGAAGGTGATCGCGATTGGATGCAAGAGTGGATGGCAAGTATCTTCCGCGAAAAGATTAGTAGTAGTGAAGTCGAACTTCGCAAAGTTCGTAAAGATGGTTCAGTACTTTGGGTACGCGAACACAATCAGCTAGTAATTGATAACGAAGGTGAACCAATCGAATTACATGCAATCTGTCGCGACATTACCGAACGCAAACAAGCCGAAGAGGAATTGCTACAAAATGCTTTTCACGATGCACTTACAGGTTTACCTAACCGCGCATTATTTCTAGATCGTCTAGAACAAGTGATTCAACACGCTAAAAGATATCCAAAGTATTTATTCGCGGTTCTTTTTCTTGATTTAGATCGCTTTAAAGTGATTAATGACAGCTTAGGTCATCTTCTCGGCGATAAGTTACTCATTGCGATCGCGACTCGACTGCAAGGATGCGTTCGCCCAAGTGATACTGTAGCCCGTCTTGGTGGCGATGAGTTTACAATCTTACTCGATGGCATTCAAGATGCGAGTGATACAATTCGTGTCGCCGAAAGAATCGAACAAGCACTGATGTTGCCTTTTGAAATAGAAGAGCAACAAATCTTTACCTCTGCAAGTATTGGCATTGCTTTGAGTAGCACCAATTATGACCAGCCCGAAGCACTACTACGCAACGCTGATATTGCGATGTATCGTGCTAAAAATCAAGGCGTGGGACGCTACGAAATATTCAATCTTGCCATGTATGCCAAAGCAGTGGCACGCTTACAACTAGAAACTGACCTGCCCTGCGTCGTGCGATTGAAAGACAAGAGTTTATTCTGCAATATCAACCCATCATATCTTTACACACAGGAAAAATTACTGGGTTTGAAGCCTTAG
- a CDS encoding putative bifunctional diguanylate cyclase/phosphodiesterase, which translates to MSLHTGKITGFEALVRWQHPQHGLQYPNQFIATAEETGLITRLCQWVIRTACHQFYQWQLQIPEGKNVIISINLSGKQFSQPNIVEQIQQILQQTNLAASNLRLEIVEGVIMEDNNSISTKLLQLRNLGVQLSIDDFGTGYSSLARLYHFPINGLKIDRSCVSRIGIEQARSEIVETIITLAHKLNIDVTAEGVETSAQLAYLKTLQCEYAQGFFISRSLSSDQVETLLKSNPQW; encoded by the coding sequence ATATCTTTACACACAGGAAAAATTACTGGGTTTGAAGCCTTAGTACGCTGGCAACATCCTCAACACGGTTTACAATACCCAAATCAATTTATTGCCACCGCCGAAGAAACTGGGTTAATCACTCGCTTGTGTCAATGGGTTATTCGTACTGCGTGTCATCAATTTTATCAATGGCAACTACAAATTCCAGAAGGAAAAAATGTAATTATCAGCATTAATCTTTCTGGAAAGCAGTTTTCTCAGCCTAATATTGTCGAGCAAATTCAGCAAATCTTGCAGCAAACCAATTTAGCCGCATCAAACTTAAGACTTGAAATTGTTGAAGGCGTGATTATGGAAGATAACAATTCAATTTCAACAAAACTGCTGCAACTCAGAAATTTAGGCGTTCAGCTATCAATTGATGATTTTGGTACAGGTTATTCATCATTAGCACGTTTATACCATTTTCCCATCAATGGCTTAAAAATTGATCGCTCTTGTGTTTCGCGTATTGGAATTGAGCAAGCGAGATCGGAAATTGTTGAAACAATTATTACTCTTGCCCATAAACTAAATATTGATGTCACCGCTGAAGGCGTAGAAACATCCGCACAACTTGCTTATTTAAAAACATTGCAATGCGAATATGCTCAAGGATTTTTTATCTCGCGATCACTCAGTAGCGATCAAGTAGAAACTCTGCTAAAAAGCAACCCTCAGTGGTGA